AAATCGTAGAGGTGATTCAGGCACAGGTCAGCGCGGACTAGCGCTGCTAGTCGTCTTTTCCGAGACCGTAATACCGGATTGCCAGCAGCGGGATGCCGAGTAGCGTACCGACCGTGACTGCCCCGTAGAGCCCCAGTCCGAGGGCGGTCGGCGGCATCTCGATGAATCCATACAGCGCAACCGTATCCAGATCATCGGCGAGGATGACCGAGAGCACGACACCCATGAACGCGGCGATCCCGACGAGAATGGCATACAGTATCAACACCGCCTGCTGGCCGGTGAGATCCGCGGAGGCGTCAGCACCCTCGAACGTCGTTTCGTTGTCCGTCACAGTCGCTGGTTGGAGTGGTAAACGATTAGGCTTTTCCACTTCCCCTGCTTATTGAGGGGTATGACACAAAAAGAACTGCTCGGGCTGATCTTGACTACGGTTGCCCTGATGATGTTCTCGACCGGTTTCGTTATCGCGCTGAGCTGAGCCGTTCGCCGGCACACTGCGCCGGATTGACGGTCGTACTGTACTCTTTGGCGCTGTTCTCCAGTAGTTGGCAATACGGTTTCTGTATTCAGTTCCGAAATCGAAACAGGTAGAGATCAGCTATTTTCTCTGGAAAGAACACACAACAGCGTTCGAAT
This genomic window from Natranaeroarchaeum aerophilus contains:
- a CDS encoding DUF7520 family protein, which codes for MTDNETTFEGADASADLTGQQAVLILYAILVGIAAFMGVVLSVILADDLDTVALYGFIEMPPTALGLGLYGAVTVGTLLGIPLLAIRYYGLGKDD